GAGACCCTGGATTCGATCCTCGTGACCCACGTCGACGGCCCGCTGTCGGTCGCCGCGACCTGCCGGTTGCTCGACGTCGACGAGGAAACCGTAGAGAAGATCCGCGGGATGTACGAACGGAGCGAACACAAGCGTCAGGTTCCGCCGGCCCCGGAGCCACCGGCCTGATCTGTCTTTCCAGCGTGCTTACCCCTCGCGCCACTCGTGCTCGAGGAGGCCGTACCAGTAGACGTCCTGGTACTCCCCGTCGACGAACTCGGCGTCACGATGGACGCCTTCCCGGGTGAAGCCGACGCTCTCGAGGAGCCGCTGTGACGGTTCGTTGAACTCGAACACGCACGCGGCGATCCGGTGGAGACCGAGCTGATCGAACCCGTGTTCGACGAGGCGCGTCGTCGCTTCGGTGCCGTACCCTCGGCCGTGGTAGTCGGGGGCCACCCAGTAGCCGACCTCCGCCTTCTGGGTCTCCCAGTCGACGTTGTGGAGGCCGATCGTCCCGACCGGCGTCGAGTCGGCGGTAATCAGGAGATGAACCCCGTCGTCGTCACAGATCACGTTCTCGTAGAACTCCCGCTCCTGCTCGGCGTTGAGGGGTTTCGATCGGCCGATCGGCCGCCAGACGTCCGAATCGTTGATCTGCGTCTGGAGGAAGTCGAGGTCCTCCTCTTCGATCGGTCGGAGCGCGACGTCGTCGCCGCCCAGAAATACGGGACCTGGCATTGGGCTACTGTCCGACGCGAGGGAGAAGAATCATTCGGCGGTGTGATACGAAGTCACACGACCGACGAACTACCGATATCGGGACCCGTGTTCCCGGCGATCGCTCGCGATCGACGTAGCTGCTCGAGCACGGCGACCGGCAGTTACTCGAGTACGGCGTCGATATCGTCCGCGTGGGCCGCCACGAGGTCGCCGAACACCTGTGCTTCACGCCGCTCCTGGGTGGCCCGTTCGCGATCGTCTCGCAACCGCCGTTTCAACACGCCGAGGGCATCGTGGGCGTTGTCGGCGATTTCCTCGGCGACCGATCGGGGGTCGCCCTCGATCCGCGAGATCAGTCCGGTTTGCAGTGCCTCGTCGGCGTCGATCACGCGACCCGAGAGCGCGAACTCGAGGGCGTCTCCCTCGCCGACCACCCGCGGCAGGCGGACGGTGCCGCCCCACGCGCCGAACAGGCCGAACGTGACGCCGGGTTCGCCGTACGTCGAATCCGGCGTCCCGACGCGTACGTCGCAGGCGAGCGCCAGTTCGAGGCCGCCACCCCGGGCGGGGCCGTCGATCCCCGCCACGACAATCGCCGGCGAGTCCTCGATCGTCCGGGCGACGCGCTGTCCCAGTCGGGCGAACTCCGCGGCCCGGTCGCGATCGCCGTCGAGATCACCCACGACCTCGAGGTCGGCACCGGCACAGAAGGCCGGGCCGCGCCCCTGGAGGTAGATCACCGCTTCGTCGGCGTCGGCGATCGCCGCCTCGAGACCCTCCAGTCCCGCGACGGTCAGCGCGTTCCGCGCGTCCGGGCGGTCGAGCGTCACGGTCCGGATCGATCGCCGATCCTCAGTATCGATCGTTATCATACCCGGT
The nucleotide sequence above comes from Halosolutus halophilus. Encoded proteins:
- a CDS encoding GNAT family N-acetyltransferase, encoding MPGPVFLGGDDVALRPIEEEDLDFLQTQINDSDVWRPIGRSKPLNAEQEREFYENVICDDDGVHLLITADSTPVGTIGLHNVDWETQKAEVGYWVAPDYHGRGYGTEATTRLVEHGFDQLGLHRIAACVFEFNEPSQRLLESVGFTREGVHRDAEFVDGEYQDVYWYGLLEHEWREG
- a CDS encoding enoyl-CoA hydratase/isomerase family protein, which encodes MITIDTEDRRSIRTVTLDRPDARNALTVAGLEGLEAAIADADEAVIYLQGRGPAFCAGADLEVVGDLDGDRDRAAEFARLGQRVARTIEDSPAIVVAGIDGPARGGGLELALACDVRVGTPDSTYGEPGVTFGLFGAWGGTVRLPRVVGEGDALEFALSGRVIDADEALQTGLISRIEGDPRSVAEEIADNAHDALGVLKRRLRDDRERATQERREAQVFGDLVAAHADDIDAVLE